The Patescibacteria group bacterium genomic sequence CAAGTCCGCGACGATCGCCACCACGATGGGCCCGGCGATCCACCTCGATCCCAACGCCTGATTCCCCCCCCTGTTGATAACCGGCCGAAGGCCCCGCCATGGCGGGGTTTTTTCGTTGTGTTAGGATGCGGCTTGGAGGACCCCCTCCTTTTTGTTTGTCTATGCGTGAGTGAGCGAGCGGAATGACCGAACATCGGGCATTCCCGAGCGAACGAACGCAATATGACGAAGTCATATGGCATCCCGATCGGCCGCCCTGGCTGCCCAACATATCCGTTCCCTGCTGCGCCACGGCGCCGTGCGCGAGGCCGACGAGAGCTCGCTCCAGCCCTCGAGCCTCGACCTTTCGGTGTCCGGCGAGCTGTACCGCATGCGCGGGAGCTTCCTGCCGCAGCCGGGCGAGAAGATCCGCGACATCCTGAAGCGCGGCATCCTGTTCCCCGCCCCGCTCAACCAGCCGCTGGAATTGAACGGCATCTATTGGATCCGATTGAACGAACTGCTCGATCTCCCGCCGGGCGTGTTCGCGACGACGAACAACAAGTCCTCCTCGGGACGCATCAACCTGCAGACCCGGCTGGTGGCCAACGGCGTCTCCGCGTTCGACTACGTGCCGCGCGGCTACCGCGGAGAGCTCTGGCTGGAAGTCGTCCCGAAGTCGTTCCCCGTGAAGCTCTCCTACGGGGAACGTCTCAACCAGATGCGCTTCTACACCGGCAACGCGCGGCTCCCCGACGACGAGCTGCGCCGGGAATACGCCCGCTACGGGTTCCTGCGCGACGCGAAGGGCGAACACGTCCCCTTGCGCAAGCTCGCGCACCAGCCCGGGATCACCATGACCATCGACCTCGCGAGCCACGACGTCGTCGGATACCGCTGCGGCCCCACCATGGGGCGCCTGCTCGATTTCACCCGACGCGACCACGACCCGTCGGATTTCTTCGAGCCGATCCCGCGCCCCGCCGACGGCCAGTTCGTGATGCGCCGCGGGGAGTTCTACGTGTTCGCCACCAAGGAAGGGATCCGCGTCCCGCTCGAGTTCGCCGCGGAGATGGTCCCCTACGACGTCACCATGGGGGAGTTCCGCAGCCACTACGCCGGGTTCTTCGATCCCGGCTTCGGCTACGGCGCGCACGGCGAGACGCTTGGCACCCCGGCCGTGCTCGAGGTGTTCACGCACGACCGCGACTTCGTGCTGCGCGACGGCCAGCCCGTGTGCCAGATGACCTTCGAACGCCTCTCCGGCGCGTCGGAAATCTCCTACGGCGACCCCAGCCTCGTGTCCAACTACTACAAGCAGACCGGCCCCAGGCTCTCGAAGCATTTCAAGATGAAATGAAAAATGACGCTTCCCGCAGAGGGGAGCGTCATCCTGAGGAGCATCAGTGACGAAGGAACCCGTATGGTCCCGTCGTGCGTGCGTGTTCAGTCGTCCGCGGTGAGCTTGTCGAAGTTCGCAAGCAGGTACTCGAGGTTCCCGATGCGCTCGCGCAACGCCTTCGCTTCCGCTTCCTTGTCCGCGAGCTCGTCCTTGGCCGCGACGAGCTTGCGCTCGACCGCGTCCCGCGTGAGGGCCGAGGACGGCTTCGCCGGTTCGGGCGTGTCTGCCGCCGGTTTCACGGGTGGTTCGGCCGTCGCCGGAACTGCGGCCGTCGCGATGCGCTTGAGGTCCTCGAGCCAGCGCTCGGGCGGCACGGACATGCCCTTGCGCAAGGGCGCCGCGCGCCTGGGCGAACGTCGCTCGCCGTCGGGACAGGCGACGAACAGGATCGCCCGCGCCTTCGCCTCCACGATCCTGGTCTCGGCCGCCTTGGTGTTCCCGGTCACGGACAGGATCCCGAGCTCCCTCTTGAGGATCGGGGCGAGCATCCCGAGGCGGGTGCCGACCCCCTTTTTGAGCCGCCCCTGCGCGACCTCGACGAGGACGCCGGCCTCCTCGGGCGTGACGTACGCCCGGTGCGTGACCGTGACGCCGACGTTCCCGCCTTGCACGACGGTGAGCGGCGCTCGCGCAGGCGCCGGAGGGGACACGTCAATCACCGGCTCCGAGACCTTTCCCTGGACGCCGAGGTCGATCCCGAAGTCCTCCAGGAGGTACGCGCGCAGCAGCTCCCCGTTCACGGTGCCGTCTGATCGCATCGCCCGCCCGTTCCCGCAGTGGCCGGTCGACAGCGGCCGCTCGCTGAACAGGTGGTGGATCCACACCCGGGCATCGTCATGATCGCACGCGCCGTGAAGGGACCCGGCCAGGTCGATGCTCCCTCCCGCCTCCGTGAGGCGCCGCAACAGCGCCTTGTTCGCCCGCAAGGCCGCCGCGAGCGGCCGCGGATCGCGGAAGTCGCGCAGCAGCAGGTCCGTCGGCGGATGCGTGTGCTTCTTGGCGAGCTTGAGCGCCGTCCCGAGATTCAGCAGGCCCACCTCCTTCGCGTGATCGGGCACGCAGACCTGGTTGGACTGGAGCCACCGCTTGAGCGGCCGCACCAGCGAGTGCGCCTTGAACTTCTCGAGCAAGGCGTCGAGGTCCTGCTGGGTAAGGCAATAGTGAAGGATCTTGATGAGCATGCCGCCGTACCACTCGTTATACGGCAGGCCTCCGTTGCTGGAATGCCGATCATGACGATGAGACGTGGCCATTCGCGTTCCCCTTTCCCTGCACGATGCAGGCCCACGATCGTATCGGATTCCGGCCGTCAAGTCAAGGGATGAAAAAGACCCCGCCTTTCGCGAAAGGCGGGGTCGCATCGTTCAGGCGTTGTGTTCCATGAGCCAGGTGCAGAGCTGCCATTTGAGGTCCTGGAGGGACTTGTACTCGATGACCTTCTCCACCGCCGGGTTCCCCCGGAGGTAACGCGAGACGTCCGCGCCAAGCTCATAACACAGGAGCACGCGCTTCCTAGCCTCCCGCGCCCTTTCCGCTTCCCCTCCCGCCCCGTGGGACGGATAGGTCGCTTCGACGATGAGCAAGTCCCGCGTCACGACCTCGCGCGTGTCCTCCCGGTACACCTCCTCCGGGGCCGCGTCTTGGTGCCGATCCGGCCGGGCGCGGTCGTGGGAAATGAAGGCGTCGATCCCGCATTCGCTGCAGATCTTCCCGATCCACTCGTAGGTGCGTTTCATCCGGGCCGCGTCGTGGGCCGGAAGCCCCCGGAGCGCTCCGGCGACATAGGCGGTCTTGATCTTCTTCGTGATCGTGTCTCCCATCGGCTCTCCCTCCTCGTCATTCGTCCGTGATCCCCTTTTCCAGCCGCTTGGCGGATTGCCTGGCCTCCGACGCGGCGCGGGCCCACGGGTAGTCGTTGTGGTCCACGTGGCCGAGCAGGCCGATCTCGTCGATCCACGGGGCGCGCCTGCCGATTTCCTTGTGCATCTTTTGGCACACGCGGCGATAATCGTAGTGGCCTTGCGGGATGGTGCGGATCTCCAGCAGGTGCTGGCTCTCGCGCAGGTTGTATCCCATCATGAACCGGATGTGATGGCCGAAGGTGACGCAATATTGCGCCGCCTCGGGCCCGACCGCCTCGTCGAGCTTGTCGTAGAGCGCCCCGACCTCGGCGATGAGCGCGCGCACGTCGTCGGCTAGGCCGATGTCCTCCACGTCCTTGGGGACGGTGAAGCCCAGGTGCGGGTTCAAGAGCTGGCGCTGCTGGGTGAGGATGCGATGGCGATGCAGGTCGCGGAAGATGCCGTAGTTTCCCGTGACCTCGAAGGTGGCCGGATACCCGTGCTCGAACGCGCGGCCGGCGCGGTCGCGGCGGGTCTTCCTGTCCCCCACGATCTCCTTGAGGAGCGCGACCAATTTCTCCCTGCGCACGGTCATGAATCGACGGACGATCTGGTGAAACGGCACTCGCACGTGCGGGTAGTAGCTCGCGGCGAGCAGATGCGCGATCGGATCCGACGCGTCGGAGACCATCTCCGGGGTCTCCACCCATTCGACCTCCTTCCAGGACCGCTCGAATTTCCGGAACTCCGGGAATTCCCGCTCGATCTGCTCGCGCGCCACGCGCTCGGGGTCGATCATGTGCCGCTCCCCCTCGGGAGAGGCCCGCTTCACGTACTTGGGGATGAACCGGTTGAGCGTGTCGTGCAAGCGCGTGGCGAGGTCGCCGTATTCCGGGTTGCCCGAGGAATACAGGCGCTTGAGCAGGTGCTCGAAGCTGCGGCCGTTCCCCACCATCGCGAGGTTGGTGAGGGTGGCGGCCGGCAGCACGATGCGCGCCGTGTCGCAGGCGCGGGTCTTGAGGTCGAACTTGTAGACGCGATGGAACTCCTTGATCTCCTTCTCGTCCGTCAGCTCGTCGAGCCGGTACTTCTTCTCGTCGCCCGGCCGGATGGCGTAGGTCGCCTCGGCAATGGGCTTGAGCGTCTTGTAGTGCTCGGTGAGCGCTTCGGCGAGCTTCGCGTACATCGTGAACAGCTTGTCCATGACGCGCACGTACTCGTCGGCGTGCGGGCTTTCCATGATCCGCTTCTCGCGCAGGTACAGCCAGTACCCCGTGACCGGGTCGCGCTCGGTGTAGAGCACGTAGCGGCTGGACTGCTCGATGAACCCGGCAAGCCGCCGGTCCTCGATCGCCTTGGTCGCGAGGTTGCTCACCGAATTGAACAGCACCGTGGCGCACTCGAGCTCCTGCACCGAGTCGTCGCCGTACTGGATGAGCACGCGCTCGATGATCCCCTCGAGCTTCTTCGCCTTCACCTCGCCCATGGCGGTCCCGAGCTCGGCGGCCTCCTCGGGCGTGGTCACCAGGAACTCGTTCACGAGCACGTCCACCACGCTCCCGGCGATGCGGCTCTGGCGGGCCAGCATGGCTCCCGTCAGCCCCGCGAGCTTCTTCGCGTCGAGCGCCGTGACGGTC encodes the following:
- a CDS encoding 2'-deoxycytidine 5'-triphosphate deaminase — its product is MASRSAALAAQHIRSLLRHGAVREADESSLQPSSLDLSVSGELYRMRGSFLPQPGEKIRDILKRGILFPAPLNQPLELNGIYWIRLNELLDLPPGVFATTNNKSSSGRINLQTRLVANGVSAFDYVPRGYRGELWLEVVPKSFPVKLSYGERLNQMRFYTGNARLPDDELRREYARYGFLRDAKGEHVPLRKLAHQPGITMTIDLASHDVVGYRCGPTMGRLLDFTRRDHDPSDFFEPIPRPADGQFVMRRGEFYVFATKEGIRVPLEFAAEMVPYDVTMGEFRSHYAGFFDPGFGYGAHGETLGTPAVLEVFTHDRDFVLRDGQPVCQMTFERLSGASEISYGDPSLVSNYYKQTGPRLSKHFKMK